One window of Hymenobacter sp. BRD128 genomic DNA carries:
- a CDS encoding aldo/keto reductase: protein MSAAHSQPAASPAFSQRLALGTAQFGLAYGLNNEAGQPSLAATAEVLAAAQAAGLTLLDTAAAYGNSEARLGELVGGNPAFELITKLPAGPAAQVAQHLAEALARLRRPQLYGVLFHAFGPLQAQPDAWRALQAARAAGQVARIGASLYHPHEAEWLLAQGWDLDLVQVPYNVLDQRFAAVLPRLAARGVEVHVRSAFLQGLLLREPASLPTFFQPLAPKIKQLRNLTDEAGVPLPAALLLFAAYAPGVAGAVIGVDSVANLHENLGAASFLAAAESLRPALTTLAEPTDTFILPYAWPPRP, encoded by the coding sequence GTGAGCGCCGCTCACTCGCAGCCGGCCGCTTCGCCGGCCTTTAGCCAGCGCTTGGCATTGGGCACCGCACAATTTGGGCTAGCCTACGGCCTGAACAACGAGGCCGGCCAGCCCAGCCTGGCGGCCACGGCCGAGGTGCTGGCCGCGGCCCAGGCGGCCGGCCTCACGCTGCTCGACACGGCCGCCGCCTACGGCAACAGCGAGGCCCGGCTAGGCGAGCTAGTGGGCGGCAACCCGGCTTTCGAGCTGATAACCAAGCTGCCCGCCGGCCCGGCGGCGCAGGTGGCCCAGCACCTGGCCGAGGCGCTGGCCCGCCTGCGCCGCCCGCAGCTCTACGGGGTGCTGTTTCACGCCTTCGGGCCGCTGCAGGCCCAGCCCGATGCCTGGCGGGCGCTGCAAGCGGCGCGGGCGGCCGGGCAGGTGGCGCGCATTGGCGCGTCGCTCTATCATCCGCACGAGGCCGAGTGGCTGCTAGCCCAAGGCTGGGACCTGGACCTGGTGCAAGTACCCTACAACGTACTCGACCAGCGTTTTGCGGCGGTGCTGCCCCGGCTGGCGGCGCGCGGCGTGGAGGTGCACGTGCGCTCGGCCTTCTTACAAGGCCTGCTGCTACGCGAGCCCGCTAGCCTGCCTACGTTTTTTCAGCCGCTAGCCCCCAAAATCAAGCAGCTTCGCAACTTAACCGATGAGGCGGGCGTGCCGCTGCCGGCCGCGCTGCTACTGTTTGCGGCCTATGCGCCGGGCGTAGCAGGGGCAGTTATTGGCGTCGATTCAGTGGCCAATCTGCACGAAAACCTGGGTGCCGCCAGCTTTCTGGCTGCCGCCGAGAGCCTACGCCCGGCCCTGACCACGCTGGCCGAACCTACCGATACCTTTATTCTTCCCTACGCATGGCCGCCGCGCCCCTGA
- a CDS encoding SDR family oxidoreductase, which produces MAAAPLTDAFYRTLFNLSGQTVLLTGGYGHLGQAIAAGLLAHGARVVVLGRSLEKFTKIFAEKPDNLHFIFCDVAETASVQAAFRQSFDLYGPPGVLINNAFYSRGQQPDALPDADFALGLDGSVGTAYRCLREVLPYLRAAGGGKIINVASMYGVVAPDFGAYAEAPQFLNPPHYGAGKAAMIQLTKYFASYLGPENIQVNCVSPGAFPSDKVREHAGFEVELRRRIPLGRVGEPQDLAGAFVFLSSAASNFVTGHNLIVDGGWTIR; this is translated from the coding sequence ATGGCCGCCGCGCCCCTGACCGACGCTTTTTACCGCACCCTTTTCAACCTTTCCGGCCAGACCGTGCTGCTTACCGGCGGCTATGGGCACCTGGGCCAGGCTATCGCGGCGGGCCTGCTAGCCCACGGCGCCAGGGTGGTAGTACTGGGCCGCAGCCTGGAAAAATTCACCAAGATATTTGCTGAAAAACCTGATAACCTGCATTTTATTTTCTGCGACGTAGCTGAAACGGCTTCGGTGCAGGCGGCCTTTCGCCAGAGCTTCGACCTTTATGGGCCGCCCGGGGTGCTCATCAACAACGCTTTCTACAGCCGGGGCCAGCAGCCCGACGCACTGCCCGATGCCGACTTCGCGCTCGGCCTCGACGGCTCGGTAGGCACGGCCTACCGCTGCCTGCGCGAGGTGCTGCCCTACCTGCGGGCGGCGGGTGGCGGCAAAATCATTAACGTGGCCTCAATGTATGGCGTAGTAGCACCCGATTTTGGTGCCTATGCCGAAGCACCGCAGTTTCTCAATCCGCCGCACTACGGCGCCGGCAAGGCCGCCATGATTCAGCTAACCAAGTACTTCGCTTCGTACTTAGGCCCGGAAAATATTCAAGTAAACTGCGTGTCGCCGGGTGCTTTTCCCTCCGATAAAGTGCGCGAGCACGCCGGCTTTGAGGTTGAGCTGCGGCGGCGCATTCCGCTGGGCCGCGTGGGCGAGCCGCAGGACCTGGCGGGTGCGTTTGTATTCCTCAGTTCGGCCGCCTCAAATTTCGTAACCGGCCACAACCTCATAGTGGATGGCGGCTGGACCATTCGCTAA
- a CDS encoding glycosyltransferase family protein, with protein sequence MVSAPARVVALIQARLGSSRLPGKSRLPLPLGATGDEHTLLGHVVRRAQRARLVNEVLLATSTQAPDSELAALASRLGISAFRGDEHDVLGRFAGALAQAGPADVVVRLTADNPALDPVFLDAAVAHHLATGADYTHTTGLPLGTNLEIISAEALRRAHAEATQPDEREHVTPYLRRHPALFRLEALPLAVEPAVAALRLTIDYPSDYALLSLLFSTLGPDFSLTDPAGLPTLLASHPWLAAINGANVQR encoded by the coding sequence ATGGTTTCTGCACCTGCGCGCGTAGTGGCGCTTATTCAGGCCCGGCTAGGGTCGTCGCGCCTGCCGGGCAAGTCGCGCCTGCCGCTGCCACTCGGCGCGACAGGCGACGAGCATACCTTGCTGGGCCACGTAGTGCGCCGGGCGCAGCGGGCCAGGTTGGTTAATGAAGTGCTATTGGCCACCTCTACGCAGGCCCCCGACAGTGAGCTAGCCGCGCTAGCCAGCCGGCTGGGCATCAGCGCTTTTCGGGGCGATGAGCACGACGTACTGGGCCGTTTTGCCGGGGCGCTTGCCCAGGCCGGGCCCGCCGACGTGGTAGTGCGCCTCACGGCCGACAATCCGGCCCTCGACCCGGTCTTTCTGGATGCGGCAGTGGCTCACCACCTAGCCACCGGGGCCGACTACACCCACACTACGGGCCTGCCGCTGGGTACCAATCTGGAAATTATCAGTGCCGAAGCGTTGCGCCGGGCCCACGCCGAAGCTACCCAGCCTGACGAGCGCGAGCACGTGACGCCCTACCTGCGCCGCCACCCCGCGCTGTTTCGGCTCGAAGCGCTACCGCTGGCCGTGGAGCCCGCCGTGGCTGCCCTGCGCCTCACCATCGACTACCCGAGCGACTACGCCCTGCTGAGCTTGTTATTCAGCACGCTAGGCCCCGATTTTTCGCTAACCGACCCGGCTGGGCTGCCCACACTGCTGGCCAGCCACCCGTGGCTGGCCGCCATTAACGGCGCCAACGTGCAGCGCTAG
- a CDS encoding gliding motility-associated C-terminal domain-containing protein, with protein sequence MLKQILSVLSLLMLVGANLPALGQKENTNWYFGANAAVNFPATGAPVAVRGSAMNTYEACASVSDAAGRLLFYTNSETLWNSNHQVMVNGTNLGGHNSCSQGTLIVQSQANAQQYYVFSLDAAENLLAGGLKYSLVDMTRQGGLGEAIQSRVQVSSVRLTEKLTTVPHANGHDTWVLVHGWQTNTFYAYLLTAAGLQPTPVATSIGAVHNGGGGATYNANAVGYMRVSPDNRKLALGIRDQNFELFDFDNATGQLSNYVPLLSVYRSYGVQFSPDNHLLYGTNLDGLGVFQYDLQAGSAAAIASSGVRIATTANNAGAIQTGPDGKLYVSVFNSPYLAVIDNPNVRGPSCGFRANGVNLNGAACQIGLPNYQSIRAIPVTYVASFTSNASCVGSAVAFTGTVQPAVSSAVATWNFGDPASGSANSGSGFTPSHIYTSPGTYQVTLSVSIAGLTAPVTSTQAVTVAPLPAVRLGRDTTLCGTQLQLSVGAQLAGSTYRWQDGSTSATYLARASGRYRVAVTSAAGCTSADSIRVILNALLTPRLPADTAVCAASVLLRPGTQLAGSTYRWQDGSTSATYLAQASGIYTVRVTTPQGCTATASSRVQLGQPPVVSLGADTLVCPNAVWILRTTPQPAGTLYSWQDGSTAPTYLAHGPGQYSVQVRATATSCPTSATRVATAASCPIIIPNIITPNGDAQNEFFTLKGLTPSDWHLSVFDRWGRQVYDQARYDNGWNATGQAGGMYYYLLSNEATGERYRGWVEVQRGS encoded by the coding sequence ATGCTAAAACAAATACTTTCAGTTCTGAGCTTGCTGATGTTGGTGGGGGCAAACTTACCGGCCCTCGGCCAGAAGGAAAACACCAACTGGTATTTTGGCGCAAACGCGGCAGTAAATTTTCCTGCCACGGGCGCGCCCGTGGCTGTCAGAGGCAGTGCCATGAATACCTATGAGGCCTGCGCTTCGGTGTCAGATGCGGCGGGCCGGCTGTTATTCTATACTAATAGCGAAACCCTCTGGAACAGCAATCACCAGGTGATGGTAAACGGCACGAATCTCGGTGGCCATAATTCGTGCTCACAAGGTACCCTGATTGTGCAGAGCCAGGCCAATGCCCAGCAATACTATGTATTTTCACTCGATGCGGCCGAAAACCTGCTGGCAGGAGGCTTGAAATACAGCCTAGTGGATATGACGCGCCAGGGCGGCCTGGGCGAAGCCATTCAGAGCCGGGTACAAGTGTCGTCCGTGCGCCTCACCGAGAAGCTGACTACCGTGCCCCATGCCAACGGCCACGATACCTGGGTGCTGGTGCACGGCTGGCAAACCAACACATTTTACGCCTATCTGCTGACGGCGGCTGGCTTGCAGCCCACGCCCGTAGCGACTTCTATTGGCGCCGTGCACAACGGCGGCGGCGGGGCCACCTACAATGCGAATGCCGTGGGCTACATGCGCGTGTCGCCCGACAACCGGAAGCTTGCTTTAGGCATCCGGGACCAGAATTTTGAACTGTTTGACTTCGATAATGCTACCGGGCAACTGTCTAATTACGTGCCGCTCTTATCGGTTTATCGCAGCTACGGCGTACAGTTTTCGCCTGATAATCACCTGCTCTACGGTACTAACCTCGATGGCCTGGGGGTATTTCAGTATGACTTGCAGGCTGGCTCGGCAGCCGCCATTGCCAGCTCAGGCGTGCGCATAGCTACCACGGCCAACAACGCGGGCGCTATTCAAACCGGTCCCGATGGCAAGCTCTACGTTTCGGTATTTAACAGCCCATACCTGGCAGTTATCGATAATCCGAACGTGCGGGGGCCTAGCTGCGGCTTTCGGGCCAATGGGGTGAATCTAAACGGCGCCGCCTGCCAGATAGGCTTGCCTAACTATCAGAGTATTCGAGCTATTCCCGTAACGTACGTTGCCTCCTTCACCAGCAATGCCAGTTGTGTCGGCTCGGCCGTAGCTTTTACCGGGACAGTGCAGCCCGCCGTGAGCAGCGCAGTAGCAACCTGGAACTTTGGCGACCCTGCTTCGGGCAGTGCCAACTCAGGGTCGGGCTTTACGCCAAGTCATATCTACACAAGCCCCGGCACCTATCAGGTGACGCTTTCGGTGAGCATAGCTGGTTTGACCGCACCTGTTACCAGTACCCAAGCCGTGACGGTAGCCCCGTTACCTGCCGTGCGTTTGGGGCGCGATACTACGCTGTGCGGTACTCAATTACAATTGTCCGTAGGAGCCCAGCTCGCGGGTAGTACCTATCGCTGGCAGGATGGAAGCACGAGTGCCACTTACCTGGCCCGGGCTAGTGGCCGCTATCGGGTAGCCGTAACCTCGGCGGCCGGCTGTACGAGTGCTGACTCGATACGGGTAATACTCAACGCGTTGCTCACGCCGCGTTTGCCAGCTGATACCGCCGTGTGCGCGGCTTCTGTGTTACTGCGGCCGGGAACCCAGCTTGCGGGCAGCACTTACCGCTGGCAGGATGGCAGCACCAGCGCCACTTACCTGGCACAGGCCAGCGGTATCTATACGGTGCGCGTAACTACGCCGCAGGGCTGCACAGCCACGGCCTCCAGCCGGGTGCAGCTGGGGCAGCCGCCGGTAGTAAGCCTGGGCGCCGATACCCTGGTGTGCCCCAATGCGGTATGGATTCTGCGTACTACTCCGCAGCCGGCTGGGACGCTCTATAGCTGGCAAGACGGCTCTACGGCGCCTACCTACCTGGCCCACGGGCCGGGCCAGTACTCGGTGCAGGTGCGGGCCACCGCTACCAGCTGCCCGACCAGCGCCACGCGGGTAGCCACCGCCGCTAGCTGTCCTATTATTATCCCCAACATCATCACGCCCAACGGCGACGCGCAGAACGAGTTCTTCACCCTCAAAGGCCTCACGCCCAGCGACTGGCACCTGAGCGTATTTGACCGTTGGGGTAGGCAGGTATACGACCAGGCACGCTACGACAATGGCTGGAACGCTACCGGGCAGGCCGGCGGCATGTACTACTATTTGCTTAGCAACGAGGCTACCGGCGAGCGCTACCGGGGCTGGGTTGAGGTGCAGCGCGGTAGCTAG
- the pseG gene encoding UDP-2,4-diacetamido-2,4,6-trideoxy-beta-L-altropyranose hydrolase, which translates to MTDSRSRRLVFRADGNATIGLGHLVRLLALADMLRGLVPGLFIVREPTAAVTQLVTEAGWAIHALPAQALSAEADWLATSFLLPGDVLVLDGYDFTLAYQQRLRQSGCGLAYIDDLRAWPVVADVLINHSPGVTPADYQAPATARLLLGPAFSLLRQPFIAGAALPQASGDFTSALVCFGGADPLGLTARTLAALLTLPQVQRIGLLVGAAFGGDEALQVAARAQPEREITIYRNLGAAELVALLQAHAVAVVPASTVLIEALVLGRPAFTGYYADNQQALASYVHAHQQAFSVGNFADLAPSQLAVALRQGLAWLVTQPRQPYVAQLRPDLLRAEIQHLLAR; encoded by the coding sequence ATGACTGACTCCCGCTCCCGGCGCCTGGTTTTTCGAGCCGATGGCAACGCTACTATTGGCCTGGGGCATCTGGTACGCCTGCTGGCGCTGGCCGATATGCTGCGGGGCCTGGTCCCCGGCCTATTTATAGTGCGTGAGCCCACGGCGGCCGTGACTCAATTGGTTACGGAGGCCGGCTGGGCTATTCATGCCCTACCCGCCCAGGCTCTATCAGCCGAAGCTGATTGGCTAGCCACCAGCTTTTTATTACCCGGCGACGTGCTTGTACTCGATGGCTATGATTTTACCCTGGCTTATCAGCAGCGCCTGCGCCAGAGCGGCTGCGGCCTGGCCTACATCGACGACCTGCGAGCCTGGCCGGTGGTGGCCGATGTGCTCATCAACCACTCGCCGGGCGTGACGCCGGCCGACTACCAGGCCCCGGCTACCGCGCGGCTGTTGCTGGGGCCGGCCTTTTCGCTTCTGCGGCAGCCCTTTATAGCGGGCGCTGCGCTGCCCCAGGCTAGCGGCGACTTTACCAGTGCTCTGGTGTGCTTTGGCGGGGCCGACCCGCTGGGCCTAACGGCGCGCACCCTAGCGGCGCTACTTACGTTACCGCAGGTGCAGCGCATTGGGTTGCTAGTGGGGGCCGCGTTTGGGGGCGATGAGGCATTGCAAGTGGCAGCTCGCGCGCAGCCCGAGCGCGAAATCACCATCTACCGCAATCTTGGGGCGGCCGAATTAGTGGCCTTGCTGCAGGCGCACGCCGTGGCCGTAGTGCCGGCCAGCACAGTGCTTATTGAGGCGCTGGTACTGGGCCGGCCAGCCTTCACCGGCTATTACGCCGACAATCAACAGGCACTAGCTAGCTACGTGCACGCGCACCAACAGGCCTTTTCAGTAGGAAACTTTGCCGACCTTGCGCCTAGCCAGCTAGCGGTAGCCCTGCGCCAGGGACTAGCTTGGCTAGTTACGCAGCCCCGCCAGCCTTACGTAGCCCAGCTGCGGCCCGATTTGTTGCGAGCCGAAATCCAGCATTTACTCGCCCGCTAG
- the pseH gene encoding UDP-4-amino-4,6-dideoxy-N-acetyl-beta-L-altrosamine N-acetyltransferase, whose protein sequence is MITDLLRPLGPDDLELVRTWRNSPAVAQYMYTADPISAEQQQAWYARISQDPTVQYWLIYYQDRPVGVANLYAISQRNRSCYWAFYLGEENLHGSGIGAKVELAVLEYVFEELKLNKLACEVFVTNEKVVAMHEKFGFRREAYFRQHIYKDKQFIDVVGLAMLRREWQQVRDSLRPRPRG, encoded by the coding sequence ATGATTACCGACCTGCTCCGTCCCCTCGGCCCCGACGATTTAGAACTGGTGCGTACTTGGCGCAATTCGCCGGCCGTGGCGCAGTATATGTACACCGCCGACCCCATCTCCGCCGAGCAGCAGCAGGCCTGGTACGCCCGCATCAGCCAAGACCCAACGGTGCAATACTGGCTTATTTACTACCAGGACCGGCCGGTGGGCGTGGCTAACCTCTACGCTATCAGCCAGCGAAACCGCTCCTGTTATTGGGCTTTTTACCTGGGCGAGGAAAACCTGCACGGCAGCGGCATCGGGGCCAAAGTAGAGCTTGCCGTGCTAGAATACGTGTTTGAAGAGCTGAAGCTCAATAAATTGGCTTGTGAGGTTTTCGTGACCAACGAGAAGGTGGTGGCCATGCACGAGAAATTCGGCTTTCGGCGCGAGGCTTATTTCCGCCAGCATATTTACAAAGACAAGCAGTTTATCGATGTAGTGGGGCTAGCCATGCTGCGGCGCGAGTGGCAGCAGGTGCGCGATTCACTGCGCCCCCGCCCGCGTGGCTAG
- the pseI gene encoding pseudaminic acid synthase codes for MLTFSIGGRPVGPDCLPFIIAEMSGNHNQSLDRALALVDAAAQAGVHALKLQTYTADTISMDTGFVIREEGQSLWEGKDLYQLYKEAYTPWEWHAPIFERARKHGLLAFSSPFDETAVDFLESLDVPAYKIASFENAHWPLLRRVAATGKPVIVSTGAATLSEIDEAVRVLRAAGCRELVLLKCTSTYPASPATTNLRTIPVLASAFDCPVGLSDHTMGVGASVAAVALGACVIEKHFTLRRADGGVDSAFSLEPEELKLLVEETIRAHQALGTVQLCVQASEEKSRVFKRSIYVAKPVAAGEELTSENLRIIRPGDGLLPRHWDVVLGRRASRALQPGTPLTWDALLGEPVSQP; via the coding sequence ATGCTTACGTTTTCCATCGGCGGCCGGCCCGTCGGTCCCGACTGCCTCCCGTTTATCATTGCCGAGATGTCGGGCAATCACAACCAGAGCCTCGACCGGGCGCTAGCCCTCGTGGATGCTGCCGCCCAGGCTGGTGTGCACGCCCTCAAGCTCCAGACCTACACCGCCGACACCATCAGCATGGATACCGGCTTCGTGATTCGCGAAGAAGGCCAGTCGCTATGGGAAGGCAAAGACTTATATCAGCTTTATAAAGAGGCCTATACACCCTGGGAGTGGCACGCCCCCATCTTCGAGCGGGCGCGCAAGCACGGCTTGCTCGCCTTCAGTTCGCCATTTGACGAAACGGCGGTAGACTTTCTGGAAAGCCTCGACGTACCAGCCTATAAAATTGCCTCGTTTGAGAATGCGCACTGGCCGCTGTTGCGCCGCGTGGCGGCCACCGGCAAGCCCGTGATAGTGAGCACCGGCGCCGCTACGCTCAGCGAAATCGACGAAGCCGTGCGTGTACTGCGCGCGGCCGGCTGCCGCGAGTTGGTGTTGCTTAAGTGCACCAGTACTTACCCAGCCTCGCCAGCTACTACCAATCTGCGCACTATTCCGGTGCTGGCCAGCGCTTTTGACTGCCCGGTGGGCCTCAGCGACCACACGATGGGCGTGGGCGCCAGCGTGGCGGCCGTAGCATTGGGAGCGTGCGTTATTGAGAAGCATTTTACGCTGCGCCGCGCCGACGGCGGCGTCGATTCAGCTTTTTCGCTAGAGCCCGAAGAATTAAAGCTATTGGTTGAAGAAACTATCCGCGCCCACCAGGCACTGGGCACTGTCCAGCTGTGCGTGCAGGCTAGCGAGGAGAAAAGCCGCGTTTTTAAGCGCAGCATTTACGTAGCGAAACCCGTGGCTGCTGGCGAGGAGTTAACCAGTGAAAATCTACGCATCATCCGCCCCGGCGACGGCCTGCTACCCCGCCATTGGGACGTGGTGCTGGGCCGCCGGGCTAGCCGGGCCTTGCAGCCGGGCACGCCCCTTACCTGGGATGCCCTGCTGGGCGAACCGGTAAGCCAGCCGTGA
- a CDS encoding lipopolysaccharide biosynthesis protein: MGIVQRQGLRNTFISYVGLGIGFVNTTLVLPRLLAPAQLGLTSVLVSLATMGALVSALGFTNTTLRYFPYFRNRENGHSGFLPLLLGLPLALFGVVALVLWLGRPLVLRWYAHDAALLGPHYGVMLGLALCILLYNLLEAYTKSLFHTSFSSFLTDVLQRLLIVGAAVLYGSGYLSFDGFVLAYMGSYAAIAALLLGYLAVIGELHLRPTRAVLRVRPVGELLRFGSFALLGNISGTLLVTIDSLMLGSHSFADAGIYTIALNISTALAVPFRALLKTAYPLIAEYWKEGASEKLLDFYRRTTRLNTALGAYLALGIGLNLPFIYSLIHRPEYAAGTVAVLLLLAGRLTDGITGINGIIVVTSPRYRYDLLFNLALSVLIIGLNALLIPRLGLLGAAISNAAALAGINLARTWFVWRSFGWQPFDRRIFYILGLAGGAALVAWLLPTLPNSWLTLLLRGGVLTVLYGAGLLLSGWVPEVSALARRLGIGR, encoded by the coding sequence TTGGGTATCGTTCAGCGGCAGGGGCTGCGCAACACGTTTATTTCCTACGTCGGGCTGGGCATTGGCTTTGTCAATACCACGCTGGTGCTGCCGCGGCTACTGGCGCCAGCGCAGCTCGGCCTCACGTCGGTGCTGGTGTCGCTGGCTACAATGGGCGCGCTGGTGTCGGCACTCGGTTTTACTAATACTACGCTGCGGTATTTTCCCTATTTCCGCAACCGGGAGAATGGGCATTCGGGTTTTTTGCCGCTGCTGCTGGGGCTACCATTAGCCCTGTTTGGCGTGGTGGCGCTGGTGCTGTGGCTGGGCCGGCCGCTGGTGCTGCGCTGGTATGCGCACGATGCGGCGTTGCTAGGGCCGCACTACGGCGTGATGTTGGGGCTGGCGCTATGCATTCTGCTTTATAATCTGCTCGAAGCCTATACCAAGTCACTGTTTCACACGTCGTTCTCGTCATTTCTCACCGACGTGCTGCAACGCCTGCTCATCGTAGGGGCGGCGGTGCTTTATGGGTCGGGCTATTTATCATTCGATGGCTTTGTGCTGGCCTACATGGGCAGCTACGCGGCCATCGCAGCGCTGCTGCTAGGGTACCTTGCGGTCATTGGTGAGCTGCATTTGCGGCCCACGCGGGCGGTGCTGCGGGTGCGGCCGGTGGGCGAATTGCTGCGCTTCGGCAGCTTTGCGCTGCTGGGCAATATCTCGGGCACGCTGCTGGTCACCATCGACTCGCTGATGCTGGGCTCGCACAGCTTTGCCGATGCGGGTATTTATACCATTGCCCTTAACATCAGCACGGCGCTGGCGGTGCCGTTTCGGGCCTTGCTCAAAACGGCTTACCCGCTCATTGCCGAGTATTGGAAAGAAGGGGCTAGCGAGAAGCTGCTCGACTTTTACCGCCGCACTACCCGCCTCAACACGGCGCTGGGCGCCTACCTGGCGCTGGGCATCGGGCTCAATCTGCCGTTCATTTACTCTCTCATTCACCGGCCCGAGTACGCAGCCGGCACCGTGGCGGTGCTGCTGCTGCTGGCCGGCCGCCTCACCGACGGCATCACGGGTATCAATGGCATTATTGTGGTCACCTCGCCGCGCTACCGCTACGATTTGCTGTTCAACCTAGCCTTGTCGGTACTCATCATCGGGCTCAATGCGCTGCTTATTCCGCGCCTGGGCTTGCTGGGGGCCGCTATTTCCAACGCGGCGGCGCTGGCGGGCATCAACCTGGCGCGCACTTGGTTTGTGTGGCGCAGCTTCGGCTGGCAACCCTTCGACCGGCGCATTTTCTATATCCTGGGGCTAGCGGGCGGGGCAGCGCTGGTAGCCTGGCTGCTGCCCACGCTGCCCAATAGCTGGCTGACGCTGCTGCTGCGCGGCGGCGTGCTCACGGTACTCTACGGGGCCGGGCTGCTGCTGAGCGGCTGGGTGCCGGAGGTGTCGGCGCTGGCCCGGCGGCTGGGTATCGGGCGCTAG